A window of the Deinococcus sp. KNUC1210 genome harbors these coding sequences:
- the opp4C gene encoding oligopeptide ABC transporter permease translates to MSAAPVLPRTRSVGSRSLGRFTRHRLALISVVVLTLLILVGIFAPLLAPYDPYNLATGPSGNIEFASPPSREFWLGTDTLGRDVLSRLIFGTRVSLTIGISAALLALIIGVVLGVVAGFRGGWTDTLLSRFTDAVAAFPSLFLILTVSSFVPPSLLTTVTVIGLLSWVPTFRLMRGETLKLRNLEYVDAARALGARDPRLMFRHILPNAAAPIIVQTTLGVAEAILTESALSFLGLGVQQPVASWGNMLSDARTITVLQSQPWLWLPSGAAILVTVLAINFLGDGLRDTFNPREQ, encoded by the coding sequence ATGAGTGCCGCACCCGTACTGCCGCGCACCCGCTCCGTCGGAAGCCGCAGTCTGGGGCGCTTCACCCGGCACCGACTGGCCCTAATCAGTGTGGTGGTCCTGACGCTGCTGATTCTGGTGGGAATCTTCGCGCCGCTGCTGGCTCCCTACGATCCCTACAATCTGGCGACCGGTCCCAGCGGCAACATCGAGTTCGCCAGCCCGCCCAGCCGAGAATTCTGGCTCGGCACCGACACGCTGGGACGCGACGTCCTCTCGCGCCTGATCTTCGGCACGCGGGTCTCGCTGACCATCGGAATCAGCGCGGCGCTGCTGGCACTGATCATCGGTGTGGTGCTGGGCGTGGTCGCGGGGTTCCGGGGCGGCTGGACCGATACGCTGCTGTCCCGTTTTACCGACGCCGTGGCAGCGTTTCCCAGCCTGTTTCTGATTCTGACCGTTTCCAGCTTCGTTCCGCCCAGCCTGCTGACGACCGTGACGGTGATCGGCCTGCTGAGCTGGGTGCCGACCTTTCGTCTGATGCGCGGCGAGACGCTCAAGCTGCGAAATCTGGAATATGTCGATGCCGCGAGAGCGCTGGGGGCCCGCGACCCGCGCCTGATGTTTCGCCACATCCTGCCCAATGCCGCCGCACCGATCATCGTGCAGACCACCCTGGGCGTGGCCGAGGCGATCCTGACCGAGAGCGCGTTGTCGTTTCTGGGCCTTGGCGTACAGCAACCCGTAGCGTCGTGGGGCAACATGCTCTCGGACGCCCGAACCATTACAGTATTACAATCTCAGCCGTGGCTGTGGTTGCCGTCGGGCGCGGCAATCCTGGTGACGGTGCTGGCGATCAATTTTCTAGGAGACGGACTGCGTGACACCTTCAACCCGCGTGAACAATAA
- a CDS encoding helix-turn-helix domain-containing protein: MTPSTRVNNKELPERLHPERLYLGERLRALRQARGMTLQDLADAAHCSRSFLSMLERGQTDVSATLLQRVAAAFHLSAADFLPDDRRADSLKIVRHGEAPRTVELSHGIQVQILFNNLLQKIQPVLLTLEPATEHRNDTGHAGEEFVYVLEGELQLTVNEAPTRTLRSGDSAYYPSALPHRLSNPGKDTARILTISTPPRLV, translated from the coding sequence GTGACACCTTCAACCCGCGTGAACAATAAAGAGTTGCCTGAGCGTCTGCATCCCGAACGCCTGTATCTGGGCGAACGTCTGCGGGCGCTGCGGCAGGCTCGCGGGATGACCCTGCAGGACCTCGCAGACGCCGCACACTGCTCGCGCAGCTTTCTGAGCATGCTCGAACGCGGCCAGACCGACGTTTCGGCCACGCTGCTGCAGCGGGTAGCCGCCGCCTTTCATCTGAGCGCCGCCGATTTTTTGCCGGACGACCGCCGCGCCGACTCCCTCAAGATCGTGCGGCACGGCGAGGCTCCGCGCACGGTGGAACTCAGTCACGGCATTCAGGTCCAGATCCTGTTCAACAATCTGCTGCAAAAAATTCAGCCGGTCCTGCTGACCCTTGAACCGGCGACCGAACACCGCAACGACACCGGACACGCTGGCGAAGAATTCGTGTATGTCCTGGAAGGCGAACTTCAGCTCACCGTCAACGAAGCCCCTACCCGTACCCTGCGCTCCGGCGACAGCGCGTATTACCCCAGTGCCCTGCCACATCGCCTGAGCAATCCGGGCAAAGACACTGCCCGCATTCTGACGATCAGCACGCCGCCGCGCCTGGTGTAG
- a CDS encoding Xaa-Pro peptidase family protein, translating into MADLRPHLNSDRLAALRGLLDRERAPGIEAVLITAPSQLRALCGVRVSAGALVLTAHDSVLLLDPRYLAAVTVPGGVTLRPYANARTFAEGIREVLGNARRIGVYAPALSLAAMNELNPRGELEFVPIDAVLDDLHSLLNQAETESLQQAEALTRRAIAATFAALRPGISERQLERVLLDKLAEGGEGPAFPPIVAFGEQTALPHAHPGDTIWHPGDLVTIDAGAVVDGLHADLTDTRLVGGTQEDTQAHALLNLTHQALEAAIRATRAGVSAGEIDEAARAVFRAAGLDAQTLLGIGHALGYQVHQAPILRAHSRDEVQVGQVLALEPGVYLPGFGGVRLEEMVVVTEAGAVPIAGWRSPATVAGQEARS; encoded by the coding sequence ATGGCTGATCTGAGACCGCACCTGAATTCCGACCGTCTGGCGGCCCTGCGCGGCCTGCTGGACCGAGAGCGAGCACCGGGTATCGAAGCGGTGCTGATCACTGCGCCGTCTCAGCTGCGTGCCCTGTGCGGCGTGCGGGTTTCGGCGGGAGCCCTGGTGCTGACAGCCCACGACAGCGTGCTTCTGCTCGATCCACGCTACCTGGCCGCCGTGACCGTACCTGGCGGCGTGACCTTGAGGCCCTACGCCAATGCTCGAACGTTTGCTGAAGGTATTCGGGAGGTCCTCGGGAATGCCAGGCGCATCGGCGTGTATGCACCGGCCCTCAGCCTGGCTGCCATGAACGAGCTGAATCCCAGGGGAGAGCTGGAGTTCGTGCCGATTGATGCTGTGCTGGACGACCTGCACAGTCTGCTGAACCAGGCTGAGACCGAGTCGCTCCAGCAGGCCGAGGCCCTCACGCGGCGGGCCATCGCGGCAACGTTCGCGGCCCTGCGTCCCGGCATCAGCGAACGGCAGCTCGAACGGGTGCTGCTGGACAAGCTTGCTGAGGGCGGTGAAGGGCCAGCCTTTCCGCCCATCGTGGCCTTCGGAGAGCAGACGGCGCTGCCTCACGCCCACCCTGGCGACACCATCTGGCACCCCGGCGACCTCGTCACAATCGACGCTGGCGCGGTCGTGGACGGCCTGCACGCCGATCTGACCGATACGCGGCTGGTAGGCGGAACGCAGGAGGACACACAGGCACACGCTCTGCTGAACCTCACCCATCAGGCGCTGGAGGCCGCTATCCGGGCGACCCGTGCAGGCGTCTCTGCCGGTGAGATCGACGAAGCGGCCCGCGCCGTCTTTCGAGCGGCAGGACTCGACGCGCAGACCCTGCTCGGTATCGGGCACGCGCTGGGCTATCAGGTGCATCAGGCCCCGATTCTGCGCGCCCACAGTCGGGATGAGGTGCAGGTGGGTCAGGTGCTGGCGCTGGAGCCGGGTGTGTACCTGCCGGGTTTCGGCGGTGTGCGCCTCGAAGAGATGGTGGTAGTGACCGAGGCGGGCGCGGTGCCGATCGCCGGGTGGCGCTCGCCAGCGACGGTCGCAGGGCAGGAGGCGCGGTCATGA
- a CDS encoding aminopeptidase, which translates to MPDQAFYRRYAELAVRVAVPVLPGQHLLIVSPPEASTVAQAIAQAAYQVGAADVDILYEDAQASSLKVQFAALERLKIFPAWTAQALNAHAEAGQPILSLHAPQPQSVGSVTGERVGLAAAARNAALESYGMRRSRVQFNWSVMAVATPAWAELLRPDLPPQEALDWLWQVLARLLRLDAPDPAQAWQIHAARLMQRCAALDALHIRALHFEGPGTDLQIGLPEGHRWFGPLVPSTFGLYGIPNMPTEEISTLPHRLAAEGRVRMTRPLVIHGQLIEHLELTFEGGRVTELRCPVGEVTLRQLLETDEGAAHLGEVALVSEGSLVSSEHRTFYSTLIDENASCHLALGRAYPVTLAGGAELGLKEFQAAGGNHSQVHLDFMVGSPQLQVTALRAEGQPVPILREGRWTLSQ; encoded by the coding sequence ATGCCAGATCAAGCTTTTTACCGCCGTTACGCAGAGTTGGCGGTGCGGGTCGCCGTGCCGGTTCTGCCCGGTCAACACCTGCTGATCGTCAGTCCACCCGAAGCGTCTACTGTGGCTCAGGCCATCGCGCAGGCCGCCTACCAGGTGGGGGCCGCCGACGTGGACATCCTGTACGAAGATGCCCAGGCGAGCAGTCTGAAAGTGCAGTTTGCTGCGCTGGAGCGCCTGAAAATCTTTCCCGCATGGACCGCACAGGCCCTCAATGCCCACGCAGAAGCGGGCCAGCCGATTCTGAGCCTGCACGCGCCTCAACCGCAATCGGTGGGAAGCGTGACCGGCGAGCGGGTCGGCCTGGCTGCCGCTGCCCGGAACGCCGCGTTGGAGTCCTACGGAATGCGGCGCTCAAGGGTGCAGTTCAATTGGTCGGTGATGGCGGTGGCGACGCCCGCCTGGGCCGAACTGCTCCGCCCCGACCTGCCGCCGCAGGAAGCGCTGGACTGGCTGTGGCAGGTGCTCGCGCGGCTCCTGCGACTGGACGCACCCGACCCGGCCCAGGCCTGGCAAATTCACGCGGCCCGGCTGATGCAACGCTGCGCGGCTCTGGACGCCCTGCATATTCGCGCACTGCACTTCGAGGGTCCTGGCACTGATCTGCAGATCGGGCTCCCTGAAGGCCACCGGTGGTTCGGACCGCTGGTCCCCAGCACGTTTGGACTGTACGGCATTCCCAACATGCCCACCGAGGAAATCTCCACGCTGCCACACCGCCTCGCTGCCGAAGGTCGGGTCCGCATGACCCGTCCGCTCGTTATCCACGGGCAGTTGATCGAGCACCTGGAGTTGACCTTCGAAGGAGGCCGGGTCACGGAACTGCGTTGTCCTGTCGGGGAAGTGACCCTGCGGCAACTGCTGGAGACGGACGAAGGCGCGGCCCATCTGGGTGAGGTGGCCCTGGTCAGCGAGGGCAGCCTGGTTTCCAGCGAACACCGCACGTTCTACAGCACCCTGATCGACGAAAACGCCTCGTGTCATCTGGCGCTGGGCCGCGCCTATCCGGTCACACTCGCCGGCGGCGCGGAACTCGGCTTGAAGGAATTTCAAGCGGCAGGCGGCAACCACAGTCAGGTCCATCTGGACTTTATGGTCGGCTCTCCACAGCTTCAGGTCACAGCCCTGAGAGCAGAGGGCCAGCCGGTTCCTATCCTGCGTGAAGGACGGTGGACACTGAGTCAGTGA
- a CDS encoding ABC transporter permease, giving the protein MLPFIAKRGLQGVVLLIIVSFISFAVMNLAPGNAMQTFINPRMSPQEITRAEAALGIDKPVPLQYLSWVSNLAKGNFGYSVRNGQSVTALLKQRAGPTLLLTMTSFVLIVVIALGIGIYSAARPYSIIDYLSTMLVFAGISIPSFFFGLSLIYLFSVQLGWFPTSGFESYSADHQGWALLFDRLWHMVLPVCVLTLTGIAGILRHVRSSVSEALRQDYVRTARSKGVGEVAILFKHALRNGLIPVVTLLGLSLPAFFAGSVITETIFAWPGMGRLLVDSVFARDYPVSMAINTITAVLVIVGSLVADVLYGLIDPRVRLES; this is encoded by the coding sequence ATGCTGCCTTTCATCGCCAAGCGGGGACTGCAAGGCGTCGTGCTGCTGATCATCGTGTCGTTTATCAGCTTCGCGGTGATGAACTTGGCCCCCGGCAACGCGATGCAGACCTTTATCAATCCGAGGATGAGCCCGCAGGAGATCACCCGCGCCGAGGCAGCACTCGGAATCGACAAACCCGTACCGCTGCAGTATCTGAGCTGGGTTTCCAATCTCGCGAAGGGGAACTTCGGCTACTCGGTCAGAAACGGTCAGAGCGTCACGGCCCTGCTCAAACAGCGGGCGGGGCCGACGCTCCTCCTGACCATGACCTCGTTCGTGCTGATCGTGGTGATCGCGCTCGGAATCGGAATCTACAGCGCCGCCAGACCCTATTCCATCATCGATTATCTGAGCACCATGCTGGTGTTCGCGGGCATCAGCATCCCCAGTTTCTTTTTTGGCCTCAGTCTGATCTATCTGTTCTCGGTGCAGCTGGGCTGGTTTCCCACGTCCGGCTTCGAGAGCTACAGCGCCGACCATCAGGGGTGGGCGCTACTGTTCGACCGGTTGTGGCATATGGTGCTTCCGGTCTGTGTGCTGACCCTGACCGGCATCGCGGGCATCCTGCGGCATGTTCGCAGCTCGGTCAGCGAAGCGCTCCGACAGGATTACGTTCGCACGGCCCGGAGTAAAGGCGTGGGCGAAGTCGCCATTCTGTTCAAGCACGCCCTCCGAAATGGCCTGATCCCGGTGGTGACGCTGCTGGGCCTCTCGCTGCCCGCCTTCTTTGCGGGATCGGTCATCACCGAGACCATCTTCGCCTGGCCGGGAATGGGTCGCCTACTGGTGGATTCGGTGTTCGCCCGCGATTATCCGGTGTCTATGGCGATCAACACCATCACAGCCGTGCTGGTGATTGTCGGCAGTCTGGTCGCCGACGTGCTGTACGGGCTGATCGACCCGCGTGTGAGGCTGGAATCATGA
- a CDS encoding Xaa-Pro peptidase family protein, giving the protein METLAQQKITQALTTLGPDELWLFLTQEGSDPNVGLVFGTALSGRAALMLHPQRGALGLCANYDRGHLEHQGQFAELRDYTTSFADAFCAWLSELAPQTIWLNFSEHDALADGLSYGQYLSVERLIRQTLPDANLRSSQDLLRTVRGVKTSEELRHLQRAIDLTIVMYDRLLPTLQVGQTEREIQARMNALAAELGAVPYLGGHGGPLVCINRVGLAHRAPTDEALQPGDLLILDTGLAVEGYYSDIARTLYVRQPGEHEAPAELQTVFRAIYGAIDAAFAVLKPGVRGLDVDAAARTALRQAGQPELSHATGHQIGQRVHDGGTLLGPDWERYNAASRGVVQEGEVYTLEPTVVQSPLPSMIVEENVVVTSSGARYLSRRQEELWLI; this is encoded by the coding sequence GTGGAGACACTCGCACAGCAAAAAATTACTCAGGCCCTCACCACCCTGGGACCGGACGAACTCTGGCTCTTCCTGACCCAGGAAGGCAGCGACCCCAACGTCGGACTGGTCTTCGGCACCGCGCTGAGCGGGCGGGCCGCCCTGATGCTGCATCCACAGCGCGGTGCTCTGGGCCTGTGTGCCAATTACGACCGGGGCCATCTGGAGCACCAGGGCCAGTTTGCCGAGCTGCGCGATTACACCACCAGCTTCGCCGACGCCTTCTGTGCGTGGCTCTCCGAACTCGCGCCGCAGACCATCTGGCTGAATTTCAGCGAACACGACGCACTCGCCGATGGCCTGAGCTACGGGCAATACCTGAGCGTCGAGCGCCTGATTCGCCAGACGCTCCCAGATGCAAACCTCAGGAGCAGTCAGGACCTGCTCCGCACCGTGCGGGGCGTCAAAACGTCCGAAGAACTGCGCCATCTGCAACGCGCCATCGACCTCACCATAGTCATGTATGACCGCCTGCTGCCGACGTTGCAGGTCGGACAGACCGAACGGGAGATTCAGGCCCGCATGAACGCCCTCGCTGCTGAACTCGGTGCGGTCCCGTATCTCGGCGGTCATGGCGGGCCGCTGGTCTGCATCAACCGGGTGGGGCTGGCGCACCGTGCGCCAACCGATGAGGCGCTGCAACCCGGCGACCTGCTGATTCTCGACACAGGCCTTGCCGTGGAAGGGTACTACTCCGACATTGCCCGCACGCTGTACGTCCGGCAGCCGGGCGAGCACGAGGCACCCGCAGAACTTCAAACGGTCTTCCGGGCCATTTACGGCGCGATTGATGCCGCGTTCGCAGTTCTGAAACCGGGGGTCCGGGGGCTCGACGTGGACGCCGCCGCTCGGACCGCGCTGCGTCAGGCTGGGCAACCCGAACTCAGCCACGCCACCGGGCATCAGATCGGGCAGCGTGTTCACGACGGCGGTACCCTGCTTGGCCCCGACTGGGAGCGCTACAACGCAGCGTCGCGGGGAGTGGTGCAGGAAGGTGAGGTGTACACGCTGGAACCGACGGTGGTGCAGTCGCCGCTGCCGAGCATGATCGTGGAAGAAAACGTCGTGGTGACGTCGAGCGGCGCTCGGTACCTGAGCCGCCGTCAGGAAGAACTATGGCTGATCTGA
- a CDS encoding ABC transporter substrate-binding protein — protein MRKLLFLSAALLMTGAYAQTATCPKVGGTATIAQNSEPGNLNPLIFPTTYDTNIEELVFNALVKPTADLNYQADLAQSWTFSADKKTLTFKLRPNIKWHDGQPLTARDVAFTLTAIASPKYNGGAFSQVEVLSGADAYHDGKATSISGIKVIDDRTIALSTDKVYAPILATLAGIMILPQHIYGKIPVESWQKDATNRNPVGSGPFKFKQYRSGELIELEANKAYFAGRPCLDRLIVRFGDANTMLAALVKGEVDAAPVPVPSVASVKDNANVKLTVVNQLDFDYVGTNLRNPVLADKAVRTAMAYAINRKAIVTGLMSGYGTVVDTLFPKSHWAYPTNVKPIPYDPALAQKTLDDAGWTMSGGMRSKDGKALKLRLFYTTGNPVRERGAALIQANLRQIGIQVDLQSMDFPTLVTYLLPKDGQNKPRAVNATDFDLFILGFGIERDPSEYLSYFTTDGQPPNGYNFTGYTDAAGGNLLMKGQETVAQAARKSLYNQFGLLMRDQLPWIPLTQAQALYGSQTRLHNFAPDIRGVNVNVARWWVQ, from the coding sequence ATGCGTAAACTGCTTTTCCTGTCCGCCGCCCTGCTCATGACCGGTGCCTACGCGCAGACGGCCACCTGCCCCAAGGTGGGCGGCACGGCGACCATCGCGCAGAACAGTGAACCCGGCAATCTCAATCCGCTGATCTTTCCGACCACCTACGACACCAATATCGAGGAACTGGTCTTCAATGCCCTGGTCAAACCCACCGCCGACCTGAACTATCAGGCAGACCTGGCGCAGTCGTGGACATTTTCTGCCGACAAGAAGACCCTCACCTTCAAGCTGCGCCCCAACATCAAATGGCACGACGGTCAGCCGCTGACTGCCCGGGACGTGGCCTTTACCCTCACGGCAATCGCCAGTCCCAAGTACAACGGCGGCGCGTTCAGTCAGGTCGAGGTCCTGAGCGGTGCCGACGCCTACCACGACGGCAAAGCGACGTCGATCAGCGGCATCAAGGTGATCGACGACCGCACCATCGCCCTGAGTACCGACAAGGTGTATGCCCCGATTCTGGCGACATTGGCGGGCATCATGATTCTGCCGCAGCATATCTACGGCAAGATTCCGGTGGAAAGCTGGCAGAAAGACGCCACCAACCGCAATCCTGTTGGCAGCGGTCCTTTCAAGTTCAAGCAGTACCGCAGCGGTGAACTCATCGAGCTGGAAGCCAACAAGGCGTATTTTGCGGGCCGCCCCTGCCTCGACCGCCTGATCGTGCGGTTTGGCGACGCCAACACCATGCTGGCCGCGCTCGTCAAGGGAGAGGTGGACGCAGCTCCGGTACCGGTGCCGAGCGTGGCGAGCGTCAAGGACAACGCCAACGTCAAGCTGACGGTCGTCAATCAGCTGGATTTCGATTATGTCGGCACCAACCTGAGAAACCCCGTCCTGGCCGACAAAGCCGTTCGCACGGCCATGGCCTATGCCATCAACCGCAAGGCCATCGTGACCGGGTTGATGTCCGGCTACGGCACGGTGGTCGATACCCTTTTCCCCAAATCACACTGGGCCTACCCCACCAACGTCAAGCCGATTCCCTACGACCCGGCACTGGCCCAGAAAACCCTGGACGACGCGGGCTGGACCATGAGTGGCGGCATGCGTAGCAAGGACGGCAAGGCTCTGAAACTGCGGCTGTTCTACACCACCGGAAACCCGGTCCGTGAACGGGGCGCGGCCCTGATTCAGGCCAACCTGCGCCAGATCGGCATTCAGGTGGATCTGCAGAGCATGGATTTCCCCACGCTGGTCACGTATCTGCTGCCCAAAGACGGGCAGAACAAGCCACGCGCCGTGAACGCCACAGACTTTGACCTGTTTATTCTGGGGTTCGGCATCGAGCGCGACCCGAGCGAGTACCTGTCGTACTTCACAACGGACGGCCAGCCGCCCAACGGCTACAACTTTACCGGCTACACCGACGCTGCTGGTGGCAACCTGCTGATGAAGGGCCAGGAAACCGTCGCACAGGCCGCCCGTAAATCGCTCTACAACCAGTTCGGTCTGCTGATGCGCGATCAGCTGCCGTGGATTCCGCTGACGCAGGCACAGGCGCTGTACGGCAGCCAGACCCGACTGCACAACTTCGCGCCGGACATCCGGGGGGTCAATGTGAACGTGGCCCGTTGGTGGGTGCAGTAA
- a CDS encoding Xaa-Pro peptidase family protein, whose translation MSALGEEKARQATQQLHSGELWLFLTQEGSDPNVGLVFGTNSVGKAAFMLDNDGPKALVSRIDAGHFEQHSTFLTTRTYAASFENELTHWLQELAPHTLLLNFSEHDVRCDGLTHGQYLSLEKVVRKALPDVQIVSSEERLSRVRAIKSPEELRRLQRAIDLTTVFYDRLLPTVQAGQTEREIQARMNALAAELGAAPDPGDFGGPLVLINRVGMSHRAPTDEALRPGDLLILDTALGVEGYFSDIARTIYLLRDDEDAPPQRERQVFAAIYGAIDAAYAVLRPGALGYQVDAAARQHLLNLGYPEIQHSTGHQIGRHVHDGGAVLGPRGDNTRRAPGLSVEAGMIFTLEPTILMSPDPSMIVEENVLVTEDGPQYLSTRQQQLWTAR comes from the coding sequence ATGTCAGCACTGGGCGAAGAAAAGGCACGACAGGCCACGCAGCAACTCCATTCCGGTGAACTCTGGCTCTTCCTGACCCAGGAGGGCAGCGATCCCAACGTCGGGCTGGTATTCGGCACCAATTCGGTCGGCAAAGCCGCCTTCATGCTGGACAACGACGGTCCCAAGGCGCTGGTGTCGCGCATCGACGCCGGGCATTTCGAGCAGCACTCGACCTTTCTGACGACCCGCACCTACGCCGCCTCCTTCGAGAACGAGCTCACGCACTGGCTCCAGGAACTGGCTCCCCATACCCTGCTGCTCAACTTCAGTGAACACGACGTTCGCTGCGACGGGCTGACCCACGGGCAGTACCTGTCGCTCGAAAAAGTGGTGCGAAAAGCCCTCCCCGACGTTCAGATCGTGAGCAGTGAGGAGCGACTCAGCCGGGTACGGGCCATCAAGTCACCCGAAGAGCTGCGCCGCCTGCAACGCGCCATCGACCTCACCACGGTTTTCTATGACCGCCTGCTACCGACCGTGCAGGCTGGACAGACCGAACGGGAGATTCAGGCCCGCATGAACGCCCTCGCCGCTGAACTCGGTGCGGCCCCTGATCCGGGCGATTTCGGCGGCCCACTGGTCCTGATCAACCGAGTCGGCATGTCTCACCGCGCACCCACCGATGAAGCGCTGCGGCCCGGCGACCTGCTGATTTTGGATACGGCTCTGGGAGTGGAGGGCTATTTTTCCGATATTGCCCGCACCATCTACCTTCTCAGAGACGACGAAGATGCCCCGCCGCAGCGTGAGCGACAGGTCTTCGCGGCGATTTACGGCGCGATCGACGCGGCCTATGCCGTGCTCAGGCCGGGAGCGCTGGGCTATCAGGTGGACGCCGCCGCCCGTCAGCATCTGCTGAACCTGGGCTATCCCGAGATTCAGCACTCGACCGGCCACCAGATCGGGCGACATGTCCACGACGGCGGCGCGGTTCTCGGCCCGCGTGGCGACAACACGCGCCGCGCCCCGGGCCTGAGCGTCGAAGCGGGCATGATTTTTACCCTGGAACCGACCATCCTGATGAGTCCTGATCCCAGCATGATCGTGGAGGAAAACGTATTGGTGACGGAAGACGGCCCGCAGTACCTGAGTACTCGTCAGCAGCAGCTATGGACGGCTCGATGA
- a CDS encoding LacI family DNA-binding transcriptional regulator, whose product MTGSPTVRDVAKQAGVSVATVSRSLNNQPGISQDTRQRVFNAASQLGYDLGNLRQSRMKRVMFLYRRQAQTVSGNPFYSHVLHGVEDACRAENLGLSFSTVSSGDPLPELIARQEAEGLVCAGYFEPEQLRQIQGLGLPTVLVDHWFPTLPSVNSDNFGGAYLLTEYLIKQGFRRIAFISGPQQHYSIAQRLQGYRHALLAYGRSPESALEVSRSPLDDEEGTDSAVRQLLALPERPDAIVAYNDATALRTLRICQVLGLSVPHDMAVVGFDDLASASVSFPPLTTIRVDKEQLGVRGVEFLLNRSGETTQLILPVSLIVRESALRTASSD is encoded by the coding sequence GCAGTCCGACAGTCAGAGACGTGGCGAAGCAGGCAGGCGTATCGGTCGCGACGGTTTCGCGCTCCCTGAACAACCAGCCGGGAATTTCACAGGACACGCGGCAGCGGGTCTTCAATGCCGCCAGCCAACTGGGCTACGACCTGGGCAACCTGCGGCAGAGCCGGATGAAGCGGGTGATGTTTCTTTACCGCCGCCAGGCACAGACGGTCAGCGGCAATCCCTTCTACTCCCACGTTCTGCACGGCGTGGAAGACGCCTGCCGGGCCGAGAATCTGGGGCTGTCGTTCAGCACAGTTTCCTCGGGCGATCCGCTGCCGGAACTGATCGCCAGACAGGAGGCCGAAGGACTGGTGTGTGCAGGCTATTTCGAACCCGAACAGCTTCGGCAGATTCAGGGCCTCGGCCTGCCAACGGTGCTGGTCGATCACTGGTTTCCCACTCTTCCGTCGGTCAACAGCGACAACTTCGGGGGAGCCTACCTGCTGACCGAATACCTGATCAAACAGGGCTTCAGGCGGATCGCCTTCATCAGTGGTCCACAGCAGCATTACAGCATCGCGCAGCGGCTTCAGGGCTATCGGCACGCGCTGCTGGCATACGGGCGCAGTCCCGAATCGGCGCTGGAGGTGTCGCGTTCGCCACTCGACGACGAGGAGGGGACCGACAGTGCCGTGCGTCAGCTTCTCGCGCTGCCAGAGCGCCCCGACGCCATCGTGGCCTACAACGACGCCACCGCCCTGCGCACCCTGCGAATCTGTCAGGTACTCGGGCTCTCGGTGCCCCACGACATGGCCGTGGTCGGCTTCGATGATCTGGCGAGCGCGTCCGTGTCGTTTCCGCCGCTCACCACCATCCGGGTCGACAAAGAACAGCTGGGAGTTCGCGGCGTCGAGTTCCTGCTCAACCGTTCCGGCGAGACCACCCAGCTGATTCTGCCGGTCTCGCTGATCGTCAGAGAAAGCGCTCTGCGTACCGCATCGTCTGATTGA